The uncultured Mailhella sp. genome segment CGTCGCCCCATCCCGTCCGGTGCGGAACAATCGCGGCACGATTTCCGTTTTCAACTTTCGCCCTCCAGGGGCCGTCGCTTCTACGGCTCAAAAAGGCAGAAGGCATGGCGCGCCCCGTGTTTCCGACACGAGGGCGCGTTTTTTTTCACGCTTCCGGCAGCACTTGGCGCACGCAGAGCCGCGAAACATGAAAACGCCCCTTTCTCTGATTCACGGCCGCTTTTTGCCTCTTGCCGACACGAAAAAACTCTCGTTGCGCCCAGGGGCCCTTGAACCTGCAAGTCCCAGGTGCTAGCATCGTTCAAAAATTCCGTCCCTTCCTCCTTTCCGCAAATCGTAATCTTGCCCGCCCGCCTCTGGGAACGTACACATGGATGACGCCGTCCTTTCCCTGGAAGAAGCCCTGAAAAACAAAACCTTCCTCGTCAAAAGCTATCAGCGCGGCTACCGCTGGACGGACACGCATGTGGACGCGCTTTTACAGGACATTGCGGACTTTGCCAAAAGCGGCAAAGAACACGAGTCCTATTTTCTGCAGCCCGTCATCGTCAAAAGCCTGAAACAAAAAGACGGTTCCGAGAGCTGGGAGCTCATCGACGGTCAGCAGAGGCTCACCACCATTTTTCTCATGGACGCCGTCCTTTGCCGCGCCCTGAACAGGAGCAGCGCCTTTCCTTCAGGATACGCTACGAAAACCGGGAAAAAAGCGGTGAATTTCTGCGTCGTCTTGCCCGGGAACCAGAGTGGGCGGAAAGTGCGGAGGGGCAGAAGGAATCTGGAAAAAATCCCGACTTCCATTACATGGCCCGGGCATGCCTGAGCGTGACGGCGTTCTTCCGCGAACACGCGCCCGGCGAAGCGCTGTACGAAGCGTTTTCCCGGCGCGTACGCGTGCTCTGGTACGACGTGACGGGAGAGGAAGGAAGCACGGAGCAGCGCTTCGCCCGCCTGAACATGGGCCGCATTCCCCTGACCGGCGCGGAACTCTGCCGGGCGCTTCTCATCAGTCGCGCGGGGCGAGAGGACGGGCATCCGGGAGCCGA includes the following:
- a CDS encoding DUF262 domain-containing protein; this translates as MDDAVLSLEEALKNKTFLVKSYQRGYRWTDTHVDALLQDIADFAKSGKEHESYFLQPVIVKSLKQKDGSESWELIDGQQRLTTIFLMDAVLCRALNRSSAFPSGYATKTGKKAVNFCVVLPGNQSGRKVRRGRRNLEKIPTSITWPGHA